The following are encoded together in the Peromyscus leucopus breed LL Stock chromosome 1, UCI_PerLeu_2.1, whole genome shotgun sequence genome:
- the Tmem109 gene encoding transmembrane protein 109 — protein sequence MAGSDSNPSWSRHLFRAVLMVFVALLLVHSSSSQSYQDFAPPGQQKREASADLLTQIGRSLKETLDAWLGPETMHVISETLLQVMWAISSAISVACFALSGIAAQLLSALGLDGEHLTQGLKLSPSQVQTLLLWGAAALVIYWLLSLLLGLVLALLGRILGGLKLVLFVAGFVGLVRSVPDPSTRALMLLALLTLFALLSRLTASKGSGTHLEAKVRGLERQIEELRGRQRRAAKATRSMEEE from the exons ATGGCAGGCTCAGACAGCAATCCATCATGGAGCAGGCATCTGTTCAGAGCTGTCCTGATGGTCTTTGTGGCCCTTCTCCTCGTCCACTCATCGTCATCCCAGTCCTATCAAGACTTTGCCCCACCTGGCCAACAGAAGAGGGAGGCCTCAGCTGATCTTTTGACCCAGATTGGCCGATCTCTGAAGGAGACGCTGGATGCCTGGCTGGGGCCGGAGACCATGCATGTGATTTCAGAG ACCCTGTTACAGGTGATGTGGGCCATCTCATCAGCCATCTCTGTGGCCTGCTTTGCCCTGTCTGGGATTGCTGCCCAGTTGCTGAGTGCCCTGGGGCTGGATG GTGAACATCTCACCCAGGGCCTGAAGCTTAGCCCCAGCCAAGTCCAGACCCTTCTACTGTGGGGAGCAGCAGCACTGGTCATCTACTGGCTGCTGTCCCTGCTCCTGGGCTTGGTCTTGGCCTTACTGGGGCGGATCCTGGGGGGTCTAAAGCTTGTCCTCTTTGTGGCTGGCTTTGTGGGACTGGTGAGGTCTGTGCCCGACCCCTCCACCCGGGCCTTGATGCTCCTGGCCTTGCTGACTCTCTTTGCCTTGCTGAGCCGGCTCACTGCCTCCAAGGGCTCAGGGACCCACCTGGAGGCTAAGGTGAGAGGGCTGGAGCGCCAGATAGAAGAGCttcgtgggaggcag